One Planctomycetota bacterium genomic window carries:
- a CDS encoding helix-turn-helix transcriptional regulator has translation MSRFRLLRAVREQLGVSQSGLAELLGVSTRAVQSYEQGWRRVPVHVQKAAALLCYLQRRQTLGAPAPCWEVTACQPETRDACPVHQLGAGDLCWLLHGQRCPERKGGRWEKEVAVCETCPAMAGWLAGAQAAQA, from the coding sequence ATGTCGCGATTTCGGCTGCTGCGCGCGGTCCGCGAGCAACTGGGGGTGAGCCAGAGCGGGCTCGCCGAGTTGCTCGGCGTCTCGACGCGCGCGGTTCAGAGCTACGAGCAGGGTTGGCGGCGGGTGCCGGTGCACGTGCAGAAGGCGGCCGCGCTCCTGTGCTACCTCCAGCGGCGCCAGACGCTGGGCGCTCCGGCCCCGTGCTGGGAAGTGACCGCCTGCCAGCCCGAGACGCGCGACGCCTGCCCTGTGCATCAACTGGGCGCGGGCGACCTGTGCTGGCTGCTCCACGGCCAGCGCTGCCCGGAGCGCAAGGGCGGCCGCTGGGAGAAGGAGGTCGCCGTGTGCGAGACGTGTCCCGCCATGGCCGGCTGGCTCGCCGGCGCGCAGGCTGCCCAGGCCTGA
- a CDS encoding nickel-dependent hydrogenase large subunit, with product MRRTINVGPVTRVEGHLDIEVTVDTVNGQDRVVDAKSSGTMLRAFELILLGRDPFDAPHYTQRICGVCPISHSMASVLSLEAIFGVAPTDNGRILRNLVLGANFLQSHILHFYHLAALDYIDTAGLIDMAPWMPRYASRDLLRGADAARLVGHYVDALAMRRKAHTMGAIFGGKLPIAVTFLPGGSSETVTVQKIADFRKLLDDLRAFIQDVYLPDLLLVATRFPEYAGIGRGCGNLVAYGVFDLDAAGASKLLPRGTLTDGRLGPLDPASVAEYVRFAWYDNKTTGANPAAGVTRPTAKGKEAYSWVKAPRYAKKVHEVGPLARMWMSGDYRNGISVLDRLAARAYEAEKVAIAMNGWLNELVPGGPTQAPTSAVRNGAGIGLTEAPRGALGHWTRVTSGKLSHYQIITPTAWNASPRDDGGQLGAIEQALINTPVADTTEPLEVLRVVHSFDPCLSCAVHMARPGKPLHTIVLSA from the coding sequence ATGCGCAGAACGATCAACGTCGGCCCCGTGACCCGCGTGGAAGGCCACCTCGACATCGAGGTGACGGTGGACACCGTGAACGGCCAGGACCGCGTGGTGGACGCGAAGAGCTCGGGCACCATGCTGCGCGCCTTCGAGCTGATCCTCCTGGGCCGCGACCCCTTCGATGCGCCCCACTACACCCAGCGCATCTGCGGCGTGTGCCCCATCTCGCACTCCATGGCCTCGGTGCTCAGCCTCGAGGCCATCTTCGGCGTCGCGCCCACCGACAACGGCCGCATCCTCCGCAACCTTGTGCTCGGCGCCAACTTCCTCCAGTCACACATCCTGCACTTCTACCACCTGGCCGCGCTCGACTACATTGACACCGCCGGCCTGATCGATATGGCCCCCTGGATGCCGCGCTACGCGAGCCGCGACCTGCTCAGGGGCGCCGACGCCGCGCGCCTGGTGGGCCACTACGTGGATGCACTGGCCATGCGCCGCAAGGCCCACACGATGGGAGCCATCTTCGGCGGCAAGCTGCCCATCGCCGTCACCTTCCTCCCCGGCGGCTCCTCCGAGACCGTCACCGTCCAGAAGATCGCCGACTTCCGCAAGCTGCTCGACGATCTCCGCGCCTTCATCCAGGACGTGTATCTGCCCGACCTGCTCCTCGTAGCCACGCGCTTCCCCGAGTACGCCGGCATCGGCCGCGGCTGCGGCAACCTGGTCGCCTACGGCGTCTTCGACCTCGACGCCGCCGGCGCCAGCAAGCTCCTCCCCCGCGGCACCCTCACCGACGGCAGGCTCGGCCCCCTCGACCCCGCCAGCGTCGCCGAATACGTCCGCTTCGCCTGGTACGACAACAAGACCACGGGCGCGAACCCGGCCGCCGGCGTCACCAGGCCCACCGCCAAGGGCAAGGAAGCCTACTCCTGGGTCAAAGCCCCGCGCTACGCGAAGAAGGTCCACGAGGTCGGGCCGCTGGCGCGCATGTGGATGAGCGGCGACTACCGCAACGGCATCTCGGTGCTCGACCGCCTGGCCGCCCGCGCCTACGAGGCCGAGAAGGTGGCCATCGCCATGAACGGCTGGCTCAACGAGCTCGTGCCCGGCGGCCCCACCCAGGCCCCTACCAGCGCCGTGCGCAACGGCGCCGGCATCGGCCTCACCGAGGCCCCGCGCGGCGCACTCGGGCACTGGACCCGCGTGACCAGTGGCAAGCTCAGCCACTACCAGATCATCACGCCTACGGCCTGGAACGCCTCGCCCCGCGACGACGGCGGCCAGCTCGGCGCCATCGAGCAAGCCCTTATCAACACCCCTGTGGCCGATACCACCGAGCCGCTTGAGGTCCTCCGCGTCGTGCACTCGTTCGACCCGTGCCTATCGTGCGCCGTGCACATGGCGCGGCCCGGCAAGCCATTGCACACCATCGTCCTGAGCGCCTGA
- a CDS encoding hydrogenase small subunit: MPLTRRDFVKASSAVAAALGFGVLRSRDASAVPGGQSVVWLQAQACTGCSVSLLNSVSLMTVDDLLLRTLDVKYHPNLMAAAGAKAITAANDARSKGGYVLVVEGAIPTTAGGICCTLWPGMTAVKGVQQFAANAALVIAVGTCASFGGVSAGKPNPTKAVSVARVLKKMPVINIPGCPAHPDWVVGTIAHVLKYRAVPPLDALNRPTEFYGRRMHDLCPHLAAFNRDFQRRLGHAGSKSCFSCHSVRDGEVKGPDRLSDGGCLYAFGCKGLTTSCDCPNRQWNAGAAGSTGVNWCVGAHAPCIGCTEPGFPDRMSPFYTPSGPGVDDDDDDGHDRDDD; the protein is encoded by the coding sequence ATGCCTCTGACCCGACGCGATTTCGTGAAGGCATCCTCGGCCGTCGCCGCCGCACTTGGCTTCGGGGTGCTCCGCTCCCGCGACGCCTCGGCTGTTCCAGGAGGCCAATCGGTCGTGTGGCTCCAGGCGCAGGCCTGCACTGGCTGCTCGGTGTCGCTGCTCAACAGTGTGAGCCTGATGACCGTGGACGACCTCCTTCTACGCACGCTCGACGTGAAGTACCACCCCAACCTCATGGCGGCCGCGGGCGCGAAGGCCATCACCGCCGCCAACGACGCGCGGAGCAAGGGGGGATACGTGCTCGTGGTCGAGGGCGCCATCCCCACCACAGCCGGCGGCATCTGCTGCACGCTGTGGCCGGGCATGACCGCCGTGAAGGGCGTGCAACAGTTCGCCGCGAACGCCGCCCTCGTCATCGCCGTGGGCACGTGCGCCTCGTTCGGCGGAGTCTCAGCGGGCAAGCCTAACCCCACCAAGGCCGTCTCGGTCGCCCGCGTGCTCAAGAAGATGCCCGTGATCAACATCCCCGGCTGCCCCGCCCACCCCGACTGGGTGGTGGGCACCATCGCCCACGTGCTCAAGTACAGGGCGGTTCCGCCGCTGGATGCCCTGAATCGCCCCACCGAATTCTACGGCAGGAGGATGCACGACCTGTGCCCGCACCTTGCGGCGTTCAACAGGGACTTCCAGCGCCGTCTGGGCCATGCGGGCAGCAAGAGCTGCTTTTCCTGCCACAGTGTGCGCGATGGCGAGGTCAAGGGGCCCGACCGCCTGAGCGACGGCGGCTGCCTCTATGCCTTCGGCTGCAAGGGCCTCACCACCTCGTGCGACTGCCCCAACCGCCAGTGGAACGCGGGCGCGGCCGGCTCCACCGGCGTGAACTGGTGCGTCGGCGCCCACGCCCCCTGCATCGGCTGCACCGAGCCGGGATTCCCCGATCGCATGTCCCCCTTCTACACCCCCTCCGGCCCCGGCGTGGACGACGATGACGACGACGGCCACGACCGCGACGATGATTGA